TCATTCCATTCAGACTACTTTGCACTTCTGTATTAGTAATAGTAATCGTTCCGTGATCTTTAAATACTGAACTACATTTAGACGAATTGATCGTGCTTGGAAATTTATGTGGCAAGGTGAATTCCCGCTTGCATTCTATTATTGGGATATCAATACTGGCCTCCTTACGGTATTTTTTTGAAGTTGATGATAGCAGAGGATCCATTTAAATGTAACTATCAGCAGAATTTCGAGGAGTTGTTGAATTCCACGTGGCGAAATAAGAAAATTATTGCAAAGCTGTTCGTATTACACATCGAATTATGTGACACATAACCTGCATACACGTAAATGGTAAAATATTACTTAACCTTGTTTGGCTATACGATCGTTTATGCAATGGAAAAGTTATTTCCTACCACTAGGATCAATCTTCATTCAAAACATCGATAGTATTTGGTTTTAAAAATATGCAACTAACGCCCGCTTTATACAAAACGGGACATCCCTCTATCGAGATTTACTGCCATCTATTTTGTGAAAACTGCGTTTAAGTTTAAGACCAGGAAAAAATCATCTGTTGACctacttttttaaataatttctaattattGCGATTCTTCCTCAAACAAAATATGTGTATAATTACCGAGCATAAAATTTCCTGAGAAAAGTAGATAGATAAAATTAAAGTTTTAAGTAGTTTTAAGTTTTGCAATTAAATTCATATAAAGGTGCAATAATGGGAATGTAAAATAATGAATAAATTTAGTTAATCGAAGCTTCTAATTGAATGCATGCCTTTAATAgcttttataaataattgtgTTACTTTTGTTTATTAATAACTTAAGAgcgtattataaaataattacatttaCATTCCTTTATCTATAGTGTCTATAGGGATTATGTGAGGTAACTACTGGTATTACTGACAAcaaattttactattttattgACCTTACTATACTCCATTCAACAAATCGAGACAAGTGAGATAAATAAAACCCTATAACCAAAATCTTACGATAGGAATAGAACTACATTCATAAACTTGAGATATTATAGAAAACTGCTTTTCCGAATATTAATTTCTCAGATAGTAAATTGCCCATTGAATCAAAGTATGCGTATTATTTTCTCTCTGgtattacatttattatattatgaatAATTATAACAGAGATAAGTAGGGTTATATGTACAGGATGTTCTCAAAATTATGGTACAATTAGAAAGATTACTCCTTTATGAGAAAAGATTGGAAAACATGAAACAAAATTCTCTGGTGGACGGTCAAGAGAGTATAAGTCAGAAAATTATAGACAAAACAGTATAACTCAACttatgctttttttttttttttacattgtaTCTTTGATATATATTGGCGTGTAAAAGTTTTCGatctatatactattagaatcTTAGATATAAAGCGGAAAATACATGAAATTAATTTGTACTATTAGAATCACAAGTAAAAGACAACAATGCAGAATATATTATAGCGTAGTTATTATTACTTATCGTGTTTTgatcaaaatttatttttgcCCACTCACTAAAGAATTGGTTAGAACAAATTTCTGTTTCCAAAGAAATGGAATTAAATCGCAAAAACATTTATGCAACAGGCTACAACTTGCAACTTCCAAATTCACTAATACTATTAGTAACTTATTTTGCGAGATGACCCAGGTTCCTAAATACTCTAGCAAGTTGTGCGACTCGAGTGAATTGTATGCACGTTGATTGAACATGTTTCATTTCAATTCGAAGCGTGCGCCACGTGTTCCCGTGATATTACGCAAGGAGAGAGGGGAAACTCATTAGGAGGGAGAGAGAAATGCCAGCTGTGGACGCTGTGGTTAAATTCCATCTGTGGCAGCGGCCGCATATACCGATTAGTTGGGAGTATTGTGTCAACCGGCTGCGTAAACGTATGGAGTGATCACTGAGAAAATATTATAAGAGGATCGTTCGCGCAATCATGGACGATCGGCGGAACAGCCGCGAAGTGGTCACCATATTGTTCCTGTGCCTGCTCTGGTATGGAATCTCGAGCAGCAGTAACGTCGTCGGCAAGATGCTGTTGTCGGAATTTCCTTACCCGTTGACAGTAACCATGGTCCAGTTAACATCCATCACCGTTTATTCAGGCCCCTTCTTCAATCTATGGGGTGTTAGAAAATATTCCAATGATATACCCTGGGGATACTATCTACGGTTAATCGTACCACTCGCCCTGGGCAAATTCCTCGCGAACGTGTTCAGCCACGTCAGCATTTGGAAAGTGCCCGTCTCTTACGCTCATACTGGTATGAGATATTATTTTGACAGTCACGTGTTTCGCACGCAGATCcatctttaaaaataaaacaagccgaCCTTTACTCCTAAACGCGCGCGAGCTAATGCCACACAATCTATACCTTTGCATTGGGATAATGATGATAATTCTGAATGATTTTAATCGCTTCAATTGCTTGTTTACATATATTTATGAATGTTTGAAAAGAAATACTTTAAAACGTCTAATCTTTAACAACTACAACTTCAAGTTTTGCATAGTTGGAATAGATGTTATCTCATGATTTAAGTTGATAAATAATTCATTAATGAAGCAAATTAAAGATAAGTTTTTTTATCTAATTTTGCACTTCTGCCTACTAGATAAATACATGTACTTCTTCTAATTATTATCTAAAATTGTAATGCATACATTTTAGAACTAGTTTTTATGAATATGTtgcttattttttattttataaatcccATATATTAACTAAAGTTTGGCTCTGTCCCAGTGAAGGCTACAATGCCCTTCTTCACGGTATTTCTCTCAAGAATCATACTGAAGGAAAAGCAGACTTGGAAAGTATATCTTAGCTTAGTCCCAATCGTGGTAGGTGTGGCTGTAGCCACGCTTACAGAGCTCAGTTTTAATATGATTGGCTTGTTGAGTGCCTTAGCATCTACCATGGCATTCTCCTTGCAGAATATTTATTCTAAAAAGGTACTTAGACTAATTTAGCGCTCATATTATGACTGTGGATCTATGATActaatgatatatttgttttcAGGTGCTACATGACACAGGAATACATCACTTGAGGCTTCTACTCATTTTGGGCCGCCTGGCACTGATATTATTTTCACCTATATGGTTGTTATACGATCTGTGGAGGTTGATATACAATCCAGTTACTGGAGAATCTGCTGATTTAAGTTACTACATAATATGCCTATTAATATTAGATGGTGTGCTGAACTGGTTGCAAAACATCATTGCGTTTTCTGTACTGTCTATCGTTACCCCTTTAACTTATGCAGTGGCCAGCGCGAGTAAACGTATATTCGTAATCGCGGTAACTTTGTTCGTGCTTGGGAACCCAGTGACGTGGTTAAATATATTCGGTATGATGTTGGCCATACTCGGTGTGTTGTGTTACAATAAAGCAAAGTACGATCAGAGAATAGAGAAAGAGAGTCGAACAGCGCTTCCGAAGTATTATGATAAAGACCGTAACGGCAGCAATAGTTCCTTTATGGTAAATGGATGGACTGGAAAGAAGCATCAATTGCTTGCAGTCTAGTCTGAGTTATATTCGATTCATTTTATATGTGACAAGTTCATATGAGTTTTTTCTGTTGATATATGGTATCTCAGTTATAGTGATTCAGATATTTACATGGGAAGTATAAAGGGAAGATATAGCATTCTAGTTAAAACAATATACACGGATCAAAACTCATATGAcgacaaaaatatttatatacacgtACATATTTTATTAGTATTATTCTGCACAAAAGAGTAATTCATTTAGTACTCAAAGT
This genomic stretch from Bombus affinis isolate iyBomAffi1 chromosome 16, iyBomAffi1.2, whole genome shotgun sequence harbors:
- the LOC126925868 gene encoding solute carrier family 35 member E1 homolog encodes the protein MDDRRNSREVVTILFLCLLWYGISSSSNVVGKMLLSEFPYPLTVTMVQLTSITVYSGPFFNLWGVRKYSNDIPWGYYLRLIVPLALGKFLANVFSHVSIWKVPVSYAHTVKATMPFFTVFLSRIILKEKQTWKVYLSLVPIVVGVAVATLTELSFNMIGLLSALASTMAFSLQNIYSKKVLHDTGIHHLRLLLILGRLALILFSPIWLLYDLWRLIYNPVTGESADLSYYIICLLILDGVLNWLQNIIAFSVLSIVTPLTYAVASASKRIFVIAVTLFVLGNPVTWLNIFGMMLAILGVLCYNKAKYDQRIEKESRTALPKYYDKDRNGSNSSFMVNGWTGKKHQLLAV